GAAGCCGTCGCGCGCGAGCGTCCGCACGTCGAGACGCCGGAAACACCAACGCCTGCTGCGGCGCCGGAAGCGCCGCGCCGTCGCAACCTCTTGTTCGCCTCGACCTCGCGCAAGGAGAGGGAGCGCACGGAGGCGAAGGCCACCGAGGACTCGCCGCCGCCTCACGACGAACCCGTACCGCCCGCCGGCCAGGGCGCTCCGCCCGCCAGTTTCGACGATGCCTGGCCGAAGCCAGAGCGCATGCGCCCGACGGAGCCGCCGCCGCGCCGACCGCCGCCGGCGCCGACGCGCTCGCCCTCGACGTCTGCGGAAGCCGCGCCTCTGCTCGAGCCGGCGGCCGCGCCCGAGCAGCCGCCCGTCACCGTGCTCAAGTCCGGTGTCGTCGACGGCATGGCCTATTCGCTCTATTCCGACGGCTCGATCGAAGCGCAGATGCCGGAAGGCATGATGCGCTTTGCCTCGATCGACGAGCTCCGTTCGCATCTCGACCAGCGCGGCTGAGTACCCAAGTAAAGGGCTACCATTCGGCAGTAATCAGTCGATCGTAGGCAGTCGTCGTGTGCAGCCGAACGTGTTCTTGACATGGAATACTTTGACGTCGTCAATCCCGTGGGACGCAAGGCGTAGAAAGGGCGGGCGCATGTCGGATGCGGGAGGTAAGAATTTCATCGAGCTGACGGCGGGCATCGTGTCGGCCTATCTCAGCAACAATCCGACGCCTGCGGCCGAGATCCCGAACCTGATCAGCCAGGTGCATGGGGCCTTGGTGCGGGTCTCGTCGGGCCGTACCGAGACCGCGCCGCTCGAGCCGGCAAAGCCGGCGGTCTCGCTCAAGAAGTCGATCGCGCCGGACTATCTCGTGTGCCTGGAAGACGGCAAGCGCTTCAAGTCGCTGAAGCGCCATCTGCGCACCCAGTACAACATGACGCCCGAGCAATATCGCGAGAAATGGGGCCTGCCCGCCGACTATCCCATGGTCGCGCCGAACTACGCGGTGGCGCGCTCGCAGCTGGCCAAGCAGATGGGCCTCGGGCAGCAGCAGCGGAAGCGGAAGTAGAGTATGTAGCTTGCGCGCGCTCCGCCCTCATCCTGAGGAGGCGCGTCAGCGCCGTCTCGAAGGATGGTCGCGGGCATCAGCATGGCCTTCATTGGTTCGAGACGCGCTTCGCGCTCCTCACCATGAGGACCTTCAAGACGCTTCGGCCAGCGCCTCTTTCGCGTCGGTCTTGATGCGCTCGACCATCGAGCGCAGCCCGTTGGATCGCTGCGGCGTCAGATGATCGCGAAAGCCGAACTCGTTGAACACCGCGATGGCGTCGGTAGCGAGGATCTGCTGCGGCGTGCGGCCGGAATACAGCGCAAGCACGATCGCGACCAGCCCGCGCACGATATGCGCGTCACTGTCTCCGCGATATTTCAGGATCGGTGCACCATGGCTGCGGTCGATCAGCTTTTGGAGCCAGACCTGGCTGACGCAGCCGTTCACCTTGTTCTCGGCGGAGTGCTCGGCCTCCGGCATCGGTTCCAGGGTTCGGCCGAGCTCGATGACGTACCGGTAACGGTCGTCCCACTCGTCCAGAAGCTCGAAATTGTCCCTAATTTCGTCGATCGTCGTCATGTGGCCCACGGTTCCCGCTTCCCACCAATATAGGGACGCGAAGCCGTGAAATCGATAGGGTTTGGGCCCTAATTCGCCGCCTAAGGGCCGCGCCATTCCAGCGCGAGGTCGTCCTGGGTCAGGGTATCCCGCACAGCTTCGCCCGCGGCAATGTCGCCTTCGCCGGTCAGCGCAATCGAGCCGGTATGGTCGGGCGCCTTTTTGTGATCGGTCTTGGTGCCGTCGTTCTTCTCGTTGGTGATCTGCTCTTTCTTGTCGTTGATGATCTGATAGAGCTTGCGCGCGCCGTCCTGGGCCCGCTGGCCGATGATGGCCGCGGCCTGGCCGCCGACCTCGCAGGCGGCCGGCTGACGCTTGCAGAACTGGGTCGCGTCGGAGACCGCTGCAGTCGCAGCCTGCACCGCGTCGGCGGCGCCGATCTGCGGCAGCTTCTCCGATTCCGGAGTCTTGTCCCGTGGCAGGAGCACCAGCACCAGCCCGAGCCAGAATGTGATGCGGAGCAGAAAGCGCATCTTGCGACCTGTACGTTCGATCCCGTTCGCGGCGATCCCCGCGGATGTCGGACCTAGCAACCCTCGATAAATCGCAAGTGATTGCCTCGAGCTTAATTCGCGGAAAATTTACGCAGATTTCTTCGCGATCGACGCTGCGGTAAATATTCGATTGACGTCCGCGCCCGTGATTCTGCCGGCTGTCCCGAATCCACCAATTCGAAACCATGCGGCGCGAGGTGAAACCCTGTGTTCACCATCCGCAGCGAAGACGTCGCCAAATCGTCTAAAAAGCCCCGCGATGACGCGGTGTCGGGCCGCATGCCGGCCCGCCTTAGCACTCGTTTAAGGTCGCTCTGACACGGTGGCTCAACGACAAGGAGGCGTTCCGGCGCGTCTTCTCAGACGATTGAGCCGAAGCGCGAGACCCGTGACAGTTTTGAGTATCATCCGCGATTGTCTCGATGCGCTGCTGCATCCCTCCGCGCGTTACGATGCGCTGACGCGAGCGCGCCATCGTGCCTTCATGGCCCCGCGGCTGCTCGGCAGCCTGGCCGCCTTTGCCGCATTCCCGATCTACCTCGTGCTGCGCGGCGCGCCGAGCGCGCTCGAGGTCGCCGCCTTCGCCTGGCTGATCGCGCCGATCCTGTTGTCCTGGTTCCTGTCGCGCACCGGCCGCTATGAAGGCGCCCATGTGTTGTCGTCGCTGGCGCTCGCCGGCCTGATCATGGCGGTCGCGGTCACCACCGGCGGCATCGAATCCTTTGCCACGATCTGGCTGGTGGTGGTTCCGCTGGAAGCCGCGTTGTCGGCCTCGCGCCGCGTCACCGCCTTTGCCTCGCTGCTGGCTCTGTCCTGCGCCGGCATCCTGATCCTCGTCGGCCATTTCGGCTTGCTCCCGCTGAGCGAACCGAGCGCCGCAGAACGCGGCGCGCTGATGGCCCTCGGCGTGGGGTCGGCGACGCTGTACGCTGCGGGCCTCGCCTTCGGCGCGGAATCGCTCGCGCGCACCAGCGTCGCGCTGCTGTCGCGCGAGGAGGAGCGCTATCGCCTGCTCGCGCGCAACATGAGCGACGTCATCTCGCGGCACCAACGCAACGGCGCGGTGCAGTTCATCTCTCCCGCGGCGGAGGCCATGCTCGGCATCTCCGTTGCGGAACTGCTCGGCCATGGCCTGTTCGACCGCGTCCACGTGGCTGATCGGCCGGCCTATCTCACCGCGCTCTCGGATGCGGCGCGCGGCGACGTGCGCAGCGTCGAGTTCCGGCTGCGGCGCGAGCCTGCCGGCTCCGAGCGCGGCCAGATCGACTTCATCTGGGTCGAGATGCGCTGCCGTCCGCTCGATCAGGACAGGGCGCGTGACGTCATGCAGGAGGCCGAAGTCGTCGCCGTGATGCGCGACGTCACGGACCGCAAGCTCTCCGAGCAGGCGCTCGATCAGGCCCGCAGCGCTGCCGAGGCGGCTGATGCCGCCAAGACGCGCTTCCTCGCCACCATGAGTCACGAGCTGCGCACGCCGCTCAACGCCATCATCGGCTTCTCCGAGATGATCGCGCAGGAGCAGACCCTGATGCTGAGCGCGACCCAGCGCAGGGAATACGCCGAACTCATCAACGCGTCCGGCCAGCACCTGCTGTCGGTGGTCAACGGCATCCTGGACATGTCCAAGATGGAATCAGGCAATTTCGAGATTGCCTCCGAGCCGTTCGCGCCGCGTGCCTCGTTGATGCATTGCTGCAATCTGCTGGCGCTGAAGGCACGGGAGAACGGCATCGATCTCATCACCGATGCGCCGCAGGACCTGCCGGTCATGACGGGTGATCCCAGGGCCTTCAAGCAGATCGTGCTCAACCTCGTCGCCAACGCCATCAAGTTCACCGAGCGCGGCGGCCAGGTCACGGTGACGGCGGCGGTCTCGGGCTCGCAGCTCGCGCTGCGCATCAGCGACACCGGCGTCGGCATCGCGCCCGACGATCTCGAGCGCATCGGCGCGCCGTTTTTCCAGGCCGGCAAGACCTATCAGCGCCGTCACGAAGGTACCGGCCTCGGACTTTCGATCGTGAAGAGTCTCGTGGCGTTGCATCTCGGCGAATTGACGGTACAAAGCAGGTTGGGTGAGGGCACGACCGTCACCGTCAAGCTGCCGCTCGTCTACACGCCGCCGCAAGTCAAGCTCGCCGATGAGAAGGCGGGCGAGAGCAAGATCGCGACCCTGACGCCGGTGCTGCGCCAGGAACCTCAGAACCAACCCGCTCTGGTGAAGAAAAGTGCCTAAGAAGTCTGCAAAGGACGACACCGCGCCGCGCCGTCGTGGCGCCAAGGCCGCGGTCATCGATGTCGAGACCGAGCGCAACCTCGTGCTGCGCGTGCTGCTGCACAGCCCCAAGGATACGCTGGCCGGCCTCGTCGCCGTCGCCGCGGTCGGTGCGATCGTCGCCAATGCGCTGTTCCTTCAGACCGGCCGGCATCCGGCGCCGATGTTCGGCACGGTGATCAATCTTCCCGCGCCGTCGTCCGCGTCGCTGTCGAATCCCTTGCCGCGTCCGCGCCCCGTCGGCGCCGATACCTCGCCGCTCGAGCCGCGCGCGACCGAGTTCCGCGCCGAGCCCAAACCGGCCGAGCGCGCCGCCGAGAAGCCGGCCGAAAAACCGGTCGAGGCGACCGCATCGACGCGCGCGAACGATCCGATGGCCAATCTGGTCAAGGCGACGACCTCGACGTCGCCCGCCGCCATGCGTCCGCCTGCGCCGATTCCGGCGCAGAGCCCGGCCGCGCGACGCATCGCCGGCGTGCAGCGCGCGCTGTCCGAATACGGCTACGGCAATTTGAAGATCACGGGCACGATGAGCGCCGAGACCCAGTCCGCGATCCAGAAGTTCGAGCGCGAGCACAAGATGCAGGTCACCGGGCAGGTGTCCGACCGTCTGCTGCGCGAGCTCGGTGCGGCGATCGGCCGTCCCGTCGATTGAGTCCACGCGCGTGCGACGGCTGGCGCTGACTGCGCCACTGGCTTATCGTTCGATTCATGCGTTTGAAATCCAACATTTGGGTGGCGGCATACTTGCGCCGCTGCCAAACCGAAGGCGTGTTCGGCGCCGTGCGCCGCCGCGGGGCCGAGGAGGCAGGCGCGGTGTTCGTCAAGGTGTCGCTGCTCGACGGCAATGCGATGCTGTATGCGCCCGCGCCGCAGACCGTCTATGACGACGGCCGCCCGGTCGATCGCTTCTTCGTGCCGGTCGCGCCGCGGGCTCTGCCGGAGCACACCATCGAGGAAAGACTGAGCAAGGAAATCCGCTTCGACCCGGACGCCTGGATCGTCGAGACCGAGGACCGCGCGGGGCGCCACTTTCTCGAGTTGGCGAAGACGTGATTGCCGCGACCGTCATTGCGAGGATCGAAGCGACGAAGCAATTCTCTCCGCGGAGGGGGGCTGGATTGCTTCGTCGCAAGCGCTCCTCGCAATGACGGGCTTGGGAAATCTCGCGCGTCTCACTCAACGATAGCGCCGATCGCGCTAGTCAGCGATCCTGCGAGCTGGTGCCAGTGCGCACCGCCGGGTTCGAGCCGGGTTGCACGCCGGGCCGTGTCTGGCTGGCGCCGGCACGTGCGCGCTGGCGCTCGCCGTCATGCAGCGAGGACTGATACTTGGCGCGGGTGACGGCGAGCGTCGAGCCGCGCCAGGCCGCCAGCATCACCAGCGCCGAGCGGTCGCTGAGGCGGTCATAGAGCCGCGACAGCCGGTACACATCGTTCACGGACGTCCCGATCTCCGGCCTGAAGAACAGGAGGATGCGCTGGAACACCGGGCTCGGCATGTCGAGCGCGCGCGCGGCAACCGCGAGCGCCTCGCCGCCGGCATCGTCGACGATCTGGGCGGCGACGCGCGAGGGCAGGATCAGGCTGTCGCCGAGCTCGAAGGTGAAGTTCTCGACGTCGCCCGCGATCGCCGCCATCTCCAGGATCTGGATCGCGCGCTTGGCGCGCACGGACGGAATTCGCGGCGCGGCTTTCAGCGGGGTCTGCGCCAGATTGTGCAGGATCAGCGCGCGCTCGGAGGCGCCGGCGCGGAAGAACATGTCGTGGATCTCGGCGGCGTCCTTCGGTTGCATCGCCATGTTCGAGGCCATGTGCTGCTCGGCCTCGGTGGGCGCGCGGTGCGGGGCGGGCGCCGGCGCGGGCGAGGGGATTTCGCGCGCGAGCGGAACCCTGCGGCCTTCCTGAGCGGCAACCAGCCCGAGCTTCTGCAGCACCGGGACGGGTGTTTGCGGATAGATCGCGAGCTTGGCCTTGATCGCCGCGCGCGTCGCATCGTCGACCTGGTCGATCAGCCGCGTCGCAAGCTCGATGAACTGGCGCTGTTCGTCATCGCTGTGGACGCGCGTCTGGACATAGAGGTCGGTCAGCACGCGCAGCAGCGTCGGACGGATGTCGACGCCTTCGCGACGGGAGAGGGTCATCAACCCGTCGAATCCGGGAAACAGCGACTTGGTCATGGGAAGCGTACGCAACTCGGGAAGGATACTTGCGGGCCAGCCTATCGCAGCTTCGTTTAAAGCCTCGTTAAGGAAAACGAGGGGTGAAGCCGCCTCAACAATTTGAGCCTTGTCGTGCCGCAGCGGGACGGCGCGGCACCGTCCGTTCGGTTACGGTCCGGAGGCCGCGTTTACACCCCGTTAACCATGAACTGATCTTAATGCTTGACATGTTGCAGGGGCGCGTTCGGTCGCGCGGCAATCGAAGAGAGCTGACATGGGGACCATCATTGAATTTCCGGCCGGTCGCCGGGTGGGCTCGTCGGGGGATGTCGCTCCGCGCGCGGACATGGGAACGATCGTGATCCTTCCCGTGATTCGTATCGAGCGTGAGGCGGACGAAACCAGCGGCGATCGCGGGCCGGAGCAGGGCACAGCGCCGGGGCGCCGTCGTCGTCGCCGCTGATTTCGGGTTTTTGCAATGCCGGAGCCCATCCGCCAGATCCGGCCCTTTTTATCGGCCGTCCTGCTCGCGCTGCTTGGCGCGGTGCTCGGCGCCTGTAGTGGCGGAGATTTCGGCCGCACGCGCGAGAGCATGCGCAGCGACGACATGCACCGCTGGCTGGGTGCGGAGGTCACCGCCAGCGTCGGCCTCAAGCCCTCGCAATTTCAGCTCACCGACGAAGAACGCCAGCTCCGCGATCTCGCCTATCCCATGATCGAGCCGCCGCTGTCGCGTCCCGCATGGAAGAGCGTGTTCGGCGACTACAAGGCGCTGCCATCGCCCTGGCGGCAGAAGATCGTGTTCGACCGCACGATGTACGGGCGCACCCTGATCGACGAGCCGCACCGCTCGCATGCCTCGCGCTATGCGCAGCTGATCGAGGACGTGCGCAACGACATCACCCGGTTCGAGCCGTTCTTCGCCTCTGCGATCCGCGTCATCGATCTCGACAGGAAGCGCGATGCCAGCATGGCGCGCGTCTCCTCCCTCTCGCCGCGTGAGAAGGACGACGCGGTGGCGCGCATGCAGGAGAACTCGCTGATCGTGCAGTGGGTGCAGCAGTGCCTGGATCAGCGCGTCTCGTCCTATCGCTGGGCGCTCGAGCGCCTGGTGATCCAGGCGCCCGACGGCATGGCCGCCGACGCCGACCGCCTGATCGGCGAACTGGCCGCCCAGACCGCCAATCCCCCGGTCGCAGGACAGCCGCCTTACGGCCGCGCGGTCATCTCGAAGGGCTGAGCAGGCCGCCCTCGGCTCGTCCCCCAACCGATCAGCGCCAACAGCCTGGGAACCGGCCCCTCGGCGGAGCCTCGGCTCCTCCGGCCTGTGAGGCTTTCGGGAACCGTATTGATCCCCCCTTGTCCTCCCGGGCCGGCCAGATAGGATTGTGTCGTTTCTTCAAAGTCATTTTACACAAAGGTCCTTCGAGATGAGCTTAGACGCCGCGCGTCCATGCAACAGCCGTCTGGACATTCCCGCCCGCCACCTGTTGGCCTTCGCAATTCTGCTCGGATCGACCGGCTCCGCAGCCGCGCTGACCAAGGAAGCGGCGATCGAGAATTGCCGTATGACCGTCGGCAGGCCGATCGTGCAGGCCTGTATGCGTGCCGGCGGTGGGCCCGCCGGTGGCGCCAATCTCGAAGCCTGCCGTGCCAAGGCAACGCCTCAGGTCAGGGCCTGCGTGATGGCGGCACTGAATGCCGCCAATGGCCGCGCCAATGTCGCGGTCGAACTTCCCAAGGAAACCGCACCGAAGCTCGAGGCGGGCACAGCGCTGCCGAAGGACTTCGTTGCGCCGCCGCGCAGCATCGCCGACATCACGGCCATCCTCGACGGCGACAAGCCCGACGAGAAGCTGATCGCGGAATTGAAGTCGGAGGCCGACGCGGCACCGACCGGGAAGGAGTCCCGCCAGGATCTCGCCCAGCTCTATTTCGATCGCGCCAATGCACGCGCGCAGCTCGGCCGGCTCGCCGAAGCGATGACCGACGCCGAC
This genomic stretch from Bradyrhizobium daqingense harbors:
- a CDS encoding SufE family protein — encoded protein: MTTIDEIRDNFELLDEWDDRYRYVIELGRTLEPMPEAEHSAENKVNGCVSQVWLQKLIDRSHGAPILKYRGDSDAHIVRGLVAIVLALYSGRTPQQILATDAIAVFNEFGFRDHLTPQRSNGLRSMVERIKTDAKEALAEAS
- a CDS encoding DUF2336 domain-containing protein, which codes for MTKSLFPGFDGLMTLSRREGVDIRPTLLRVLTDLYVQTRVHSDDEQRQFIELATRLIDQVDDATRAAIKAKLAIYPQTPVPVLQKLGLVAAQEGRRVPLAREIPSPAPAPAPHRAPTEAEQHMASNMAMQPKDAAEIHDMFFRAGASERALILHNLAQTPLKAAPRIPSVRAKRAIQILEMAAIAGDVENFTFELGDSLILPSRVAAQIVDDAGGEALAVAARALDMPSPVFQRILLFFRPEIGTSVNDVYRLSRLYDRLSDRSALVMLAAWRGSTLAVTRAKYQSSLHDGERQRARAGASQTRPGVQPGSNPAVRTGTSSQDR
- a CDS encoding PAS domain-containing sensor histidine kinase, which translates into the protein MTVLSIIRDCLDALLHPSARYDALTRARHRAFMAPRLLGSLAAFAAFPIYLVLRGAPSALEVAAFAWLIAPILLSWFLSRTGRYEGAHVLSSLALAGLIMAVAVTTGGIESFATIWLVVVPLEAALSASRRVTAFASLLALSCAGILILVGHFGLLPLSEPSAAERGALMALGVGSATLYAAGLAFGAESLARTSVALLSREEERYRLLARNMSDVISRHQRNGAVQFISPAAEAMLGISVAELLGHGLFDRVHVADRPAYLTALSDAARGDVRSVEFRLRREPAGSERGQIDFIWVEMRCRPLDQDRARDVMQEAEVVAVMRDVTDRKLSEQALDQARSAAEAADAAKTRFLATMSHELRTPLNAIIGFSEMIAQEQTLMLSATQRREYAELINASGQHLLSVVNGILDMSKMESGNFEIASEPFAPRASLMHCCNLLALKARENGIDLITDAPQDLPVMTGDPRAFKQIVLNLVANAIKFTERGGQVTVTAAVSGSQLALRISDTGVGIAPDDLERIGAPFFQAGKTYQRRHEGTGLGLSIVKSLVALHLGELTVQSRLGEGTTVTVKLPLVYTPPQVKLADEKAGESKIATLTPVLRQEPQNQPALVKKSA
- a CDS encoding DUF5330 domain-containing protein, with protein sequence MRFLLRITFWLGLVLVLLPRDKTPESEKLPQIGAADAVQAATAAVSDATQFCKRQPAACEVGGQAAAIIGQRAQDGARKLYQIINDKKEQITNEKNDGTKTDHKKAPDHTGSIALTGEGDIAAGEAVRDTLTQDDLALEWRGP
- a CDS encoding MucR family transcriptional regulator — protein: MSDAGGKNFIELTAGIVSAYLSNNPTPAAEIPNLISQVHGALVRVSSGRTETAPLEPAKPAVSLKKSIAPDYLVCLEDGKRFKSLKRHLRTQYNMTPEQYREKWGLPADYPMVAPNYAVARSQLAKQMGLGQQQRKRK
- a CDS encoding DUF1491 family protein; protein product: MRLKSNIWVAAYLRRCQTEGVFGAVRRRGAEEAGAVFVKVSLLDGNAMLYAPAPQTVYDDGRPVDRFFVPVAPRALPEHTIEERLSKEIRFDPDAWIVETEDRAGRHFLELAKT
- a CDS encoding peptidoglycan-binding domain-containing protein encodes the protein MPKKSAKDDTAPRRRGAKAAVIDVETERNLVLRVLLHSPKDTLAGLVAVAAVGAIVANALFLQTGRHPAPMFGTVINLPAPSSASLSNPLPRPRPVGADTSPLEPRATEFRAEPKPAERAAEKPAEKPVEATASTRANDPMANLVKATTSTSPAAMRPPAPIPAQSPAARRIAGVQRALSEYGYGNLKITGTMSAETQSAIQKFEREHKMQVTGQVSDRLLRELGAAIGRPVD
- a CDS encoding DUF308 domain-containing protein, translated to MTLALLIAGIFAVLAGLLAILFGYNVREFSLGSTLIISGTLGVCTGLLLVGLHVLLLELKGIARRLAAGSPSEVRVRPVLPGLAMPGAPEPSPKTESAPPPPPAAGPPPRQSEAVARERPHVETPETPTPAAAPEAPRRRNLLFASTSRKERERTEAKATEDSPPPHDEPVPPAGQGAPPASFDDAWPKPERMRPTEPPPRRPPPAPTRSPSTSAEAAPLLEPAAAPEQPPVTVLKSGVVDGMAYSLYSDGSIEAQMPEGMMRFASIDELRSHLDQRG